The Luteimonas sp. YGD11-2 genome has a window encoding:
- a CDS encoding Mu transposase C-terminal domain-containing protein encodes MAVWNGRASRIISVSGADKILIQPLGARETHWVGVDDLSPYAHLVAEIRLPTPADADPEDELRAAEWVAALEELAMAGGSSLACQRIAERMKVTVRTVVRHYEKYRNNPIPQAQLNGRRGPAVGSRRLCSGVERIIDEAIETFYLKREQPRVSDLCEEIRTRCILAKLPAPSRTAVDARIKGKDPYAMLVKRRGREIADALQKPSSKGLVVVRPLQVVQVDHALVDVIVVTEATRQEIGHPWITLAIDVFTRAVIGWYLSLDVPTQTSVSLCIEHACFPKRSYLRGLGLTFSYPVYGKPEALHWDNAWTFQAKSIQIQCERRGIKTVLRPVRKPHWGAYIERYIGTMMGKVHLLPGTTFSNTVKRRGYDSQKRAALTMTELKEWVATEIAQRYYHNEHKGLAPRSPAAVWEEHFTDESGSPRLPAIMADKKEFVLGFLPFKTRQVTREGIKLFGLTYWDPALTPLINSKSKMRVSYRQDDLTHVWLSHAGSYLEIPLADRTIPAFSHAEMRHAKRLKKVAGVSDGRHENQVADAVITQRRIEDEAAASSREARRRQEARPRRTSEECSKIDYSKPANVLDPSLAKVR; translated from the coding sequence ATGGCTGTCTGGAACGGGCGCGCGTCACGCATTATCAGCGTTAGCGGGGCCGACAAGATCCTGATACAGCCGCTGGGCGCGCGCGAGACGCATTGGGTTGGGGTTGATGACTTATCTCCTTACGCTCATTTGGTGGCCGAAATCCGCCTTCCAACACCGGCGGACGCGGACCCCGAGGATGAGTTGCGCGCTGCAGAGTGGGTGGCTGCGTTAGAGGAACTTGCGATGGCGGGCGGCTCGTCCTTGGCTTGCCAACGTATCGCGGAGCGCATGAAAGTCACTGTTCGGACAGTTGTTCGGCATTACGAAAAGTATCGGAACAACCCGATTCCGCAGGCCCAGCTCAACGGTCGACGCGGTCCTGCGGTCGGCAGCCGCCGCCTGTGTTCGGGTGTCGAGCGTATCATTGACGAGGCCATTGAAACCTTCTATTTGAAGCGAGAGCAGCCCAGGGTAAGTGACCTCTGCGAGGAGATACGTACTCGCTGCATACTGGCCAAACTCCCGGCGCCCAGCAGAACTGCAGTCGACGCACGAATCAAGGGGAAAGACCCCTACGCGATGTTAGTCAAGCGCAGAGGGCGCGAGATTGCGGACGCCCTCCAGAAACCCTCGAGTAAGGGGCTGGTAGTCGTGAGGCCCCTACAGGTAGTGCAGGTGGACCATGCGCTCGTTGACGTGATTGTCGTAACGGAAGCAACGCGTCAAGAGATCGGGCATCCATGGATTACGTTGGCCATCGATGTATTCACAAGAGCCGTGATTGGCTGGTACTTATCGCTGGATGTGCCCACTCAAACATCCGTTAGTCTTTGCATTGAGCACGCCTGTTTTCCCAAGAGGTCGTACCTACGCGGCTTAGGGTTGACCTTCAGCTATCCGGTGTACGGGAAGCCCGAGGCGCTCCATTGGGATAACGCCTGGACGTTCCAGGCGAAATCCATACAGATTCAGTGCGAGCGGCGCGGTATTAAAACGGTCCTTCGACCGGTCAGGAAGCCGCATTGGGGGGCGTACATCGAAAGATACATCGGCACCATGATGGGCAAGGTTCATTTGCTCCCGGGTACGACCTTCTCTAACACAGTGAAGCGGAGAGGTTATGACTCTCAGAAGCGCGCCGCTCTCACTATGACAGAGCTCAAAGAGTGGGTCGCGACCGAGATTGCCCAGCGCTACTATCACAATGAACACAAAGGACTGGCGCCGCGTTCGCCGGCGGCCGTATGGGAGGAGCACTTTACCGACGAGTCAGGAAGTCCTCGCCTACCCGCAATCATGGCGGACAAGAAGGAGTTCGTGCTCGGATTTCTTCCATTTAAAACCCGCCAAGTCACCCGCGAAGGGATTAAGCTCTTCGGTCTCACCTATTGGGATCCGGCGCTCACGCCCCTGATAAATTCCAAGAGCAAAATGCGAGTCTCCTATCGTCAGGACGATCTGACTCACGTGTGGCTCAGTCACGCAGGCAGTTACCTCGAGATTCCCTTGGCGGACCGAACAATTCCCGCATTCTCTCATGCCGAGATGCGGCACGCCAAGCGACTGAAGAAGGTGGCTGGCGTAAGTGACGGACGGCATGAAAACCAGGTTGCAGACGCCGTCATCACCCAGCGTCGCATTGAGGATGAGGCCGCTGCTAGCTCCCGGGAAGCTAGAAGGCGTCAGGAAGCGCGTCCGCGGCGCACGAGTGAAGAATGCTCAAAGATTGATTACAGTAAACCGGCCAACGTTCTGGATCCTTCATTGGCGAAAGTCCGATGA
- a CDS encoding AarF/UbiB family protein: MVTAIRPPSCARKRGRHREPAGQDLALMAGTVRRGGQIAWAGLTLGVAVLRLRRRRPERLPAYVSATLVGLGTTFVKLGQGLSLRWDLLPAPYREALSRLHSDVPAFPADQARHMVEQAFGAPVDALFASFDDRPLAAASVAQIHPARMHDGRDVVVKITRPGIHAQVQADLRLLRRTMRVAQWVWPPLRRHRPLELVDELGAFLHDEIDMRHEAQNMRRMAKVLDALPGITQPHVVEPYASRDVLVQDRSHGTRLETAYGTAAAPALASALLDAYVHQLFGAGVFHADPHPGNLFFFDDGRLCLHDFGSIGVLDPASRLALGGMVEAIAADDAEGVLDAAIALGFFPPQVERRSHVREIHLILAEMASRPLAEWSIAEAIWRVARIGQGAGFRLPAHLLSLIRTLFLVENTLRALDPDLDLLGTLSAQAAEIADIADASRPGGNRPLAMRLARTARQLPQIATDLLRQAQLSDGRPAFSVHHHGLSSTQEALARTGNRLALALVTLGLYVSGALLSLHSEGPQVFGHLPFLAVLAFAAAGLLSLRLVTAIARSGHL; the protein is encoded by the coding sequence ATGGTCACGGCGATCCGACCGCCATCCTGCGCGCGGAAGCGGGGCCGGCATCGTGAGCCGGCCGGCCAGGACCTCGCGCTGATGGCGGGCACGGTGCGCCGCGGAGGCCAGATCGCCTGGGCCGGACTGACTCTCGGGGTCGCGGTGTTGCGCCTGCGCCGACGCAGACCAGAACGGCTTCCCGCGTACGTCAGCGCCACCCTGGTGGGGCTGGGTACCACCTTCGTCAAGCTGGGCCAGGGTTTGAGCCTGCGCTGGGACCTGCTGCCGGCGCCCTATCGCGAGGCATTGTCGCGGTTGCACAGCGACGTGCCGGCATTTCCTGCGGACCAGGCCAGACACATGGTCGAGCAGGCGTTCGGCGCGCCGGTCGACGCGCTCTTCGCCAGCTTCGATGACAGGCCGCTGGCCGCAGCGTCAGTGGCCCAGATCCACCCTGCGCGCATGCATGACGGTCGGGACGTCGTCGTCAAGATCACCCGCCCCGGCATTCACGCCCAGGTGCAGGCCGATCTGCGGCTCCTGCGGCGCACGATGCGCGTAGCTCAGTGGGTCTGGCCGCCCCTCAGGCGACACCGCCCGCTCGAACTCGTGGACGAACTGGGCGCATTCCTGCACGACGAGATCGACATGCGTCACGAGGCGCAGAACATGCGGCGCATGGCCAAGGTGCTCGATGCCCTGCCCGGCATTACCCAGCCGCACGTCGTCGAGCCGTACGCCAGCCGCGACGTGCTGGTCCAGGACCGCAGCCACGGCACCCGCCTGGAGACCGCTTACGGAACCGCGGCCGCTCCCGCGCTGGCGAGCGCGCTGCTCGATGCCTACGTGCATCAGCTCTTCGGCGCCGGCGTATTCCATGCCGATCCGCATCCGGGAAACCTGTTCTTCTTCGACGACGGTCGCCTGTGCCTGCATGACTTCGGCTCGATCGGCGTGCTCGACCCGGCATCCCGGCTCGCGCTGGGCGGCATGGTCGAAGCCATCGCCGCCGACGACGCCGAAGGCGTGCTGGATGCGGCAATCGCCTTGGGCTTCTTCCCGCCGCAGGTCGAGCGACGCTCGCATGTGCGCGAGATCCACCTGATCCTGGCCGAGATGGCCAGCCGTCCGCTGGCGGAGTGGTCCATTGCCGAGGCGATCTGGCGCGTGGCACGCATTGGGCAGGGCGCAGGATTCCGGCTTCCGGCCCACCTGCTGTCCCTGATCCGGACGCTGTTCCTGGTCGAGAACACGTTGCGGGCACTGGATCCGGATCTGGACCTGCTGGGGACGCTGTCGGCACAGGCGGCCGAGATCGCCGACATCGCCGATGCCAGCCGCCCCGGCGGCAACAGGCCGCTCGCGATGCGGCTGGCCCGCACTGCGCGCCAGCTGCCACAGATCGCCACCGACCTGTTGCGGCAGGCGCAGCTGAGCGACGGACGGCCCGCCTTTTCCGTACACCACCACGGTTTGAGCTCCACGCAGGAGGCACTCGCGCGCACCGGCAACCGGCTTGCGCTGGCACTGGTCACCCTGGGTCTCTACGTGAGCGGGGCGCTGTTGAGCCTGCACTCCGAAGGCCCGCAAGTGTTCGGCCACCTGCCTTTCCTGGCGGTCCTGGCCTTCGCCGCAGCGGGGTTGCTCTCGCTGCGGCTGGTCACGGCCATCGCCAGATCGGGGCACCTGTGA
- a CDS encoding heavy metal translocating P-type ATPase: protein MTQHNHHHQDHQAHGEQPPHPRKGADGDAHAGHDKHAGHSVASFRDKFWLTLLLTIPTLIWSGMIQHWFDYTAPLFPGSAYIPAVFGTIVYFYGGWPFLRGGYHELRNRLPGMMTLISLAITVAFLYSALVTLGVVEGLDLWWELATLVAIMLLGHWIEMRSINQAQGALKELAKLLPDMAVRLDEAGTAKEVPVADLRRGDLLLIRPGASIPADGVVKEGTSAVNEAMITGESKPMDKSAGDRVIAGTVNGQGSLRVEVTGTGDETALAGIMRLVEQAQTSRSRAQALADRAAFYLTIIAIVSAAITAIVWPLLGRPWSFTIERVVTVLVIACPHALGLAIPLVTAISTTIGARNGLLVRDRRGLEEARLLNTVVFDKTGTLTLGSHRVVKTTAAEGFTDDEVLRVAASVQRDAEHPIAQALMTSAKEHGIDVPMSQDFESMPGRGVRAVVEERSLHVGGPGLLRMLAVEPPETLRRAAESAAADGQSATYLVEGDRVLAVFAIADAIRPESFDAVKRLHNEGLEVVLLTGDSTAVANAVAKELNIDTVFAEVLPEDKVAKIEELQAQGKRVAMVGDGVNDAPALLTSDVGIAIGTGTDVAVEAGDVVLVRSDPRDVPAIIELSKATYRKMIQNLWWAAGYNIVAIPLAAGVLAAWGILLQPALGAVLMSLSTVVVAINAQLLRRAVRSP from the coding sequence ATGACGCAACACAATCATCATCATCAAGATCATCAGGCGCACGGCGAGCAACCACCGCATCCTCGCAAAGGCGCTGATGGCGACGCCCATGCCGGGCACGACAAGCATGCCGGCCACAGCGTGGCGAGCTTCCGCGACAAGTTCTGGCTCACGCTGCTGCTGACCATCCCCACGCTGATCTGGAGCGGGATGATCCAGCATTGGTTCGACTACACCGCACCACTGTTCCCGGGGTCGGCGTACATCCCAGCGGTGTTCGGCACGATCGTGTACTTCTACGGCGGCTGGCCCTTCCTGCGCGGCGGATACCACGAGCTGAGAAATCGCCTGCCGGGCATGATGACGCTGATCTCGCTTGCGATCACCGTTGCCTTCCTTTACAGCGCGTTGGTCACGCTCGGCGTTGTCGAGGGATTGGACCTGTGGTGGGAGCTGGCGACGCTGGTGGCGATCATGTTGCTCGGCCACTGGATCGAGATGCGTTCGATCAACCAGGCGCAGGGCGCTCTCAAGGAGCTCGCGAAGCTGCTGCCTGACATGGCGGTACGGTTGGATGAGGCCGGTACCGCGAAGGAAGTCCCAGTCGCGGATCTGAGGCGCGGTGACCTGCTGCTCATCAGGCCCGGCGCGAGCATTCCCGCCGACGGCGTCGTGAAGGAAGGGACCAGCGCGGTCAACGAAGCGATGATTACCGGTGAGTCCAAGCCGATGGACAAGTCGGCGGGCGACCGGGTGATCGCCGGCACCGTCAACGGGCAGGGCTCGCTGCGGGTCGAAGTGACGGGAACCGGCGACGAGACCGCGCTCGCGGGTATCATGCGGCTCGTCGAGCAGGCCCAAACGTCGCGCTCGCGTGCCCAGGCCCTGGCGGACCGGGCGGCGTTCTACCTCACCATCATCGCCATCGTCTCCGCCGCCATCACCGCCATCGTCTGGCCACTCCTCGGTCGACCCTGGAGCTTCACGATCGAGCGCGTAGTGACCGTGCTCGTGATCGCTTGTCCCCATGCGCTGGGTCTGGCCATCCCGCTGGTGACAGCCATCTCGACCACGATTGGCGCGCGGAACGGCCTGCTTGTGCGCGATCGACGCGGCCTGGAAGAGGCGCGTCTTCTGAACACGGTCGTATTCGACAAGACAGGGACGCTCACCCTCGGGTCGCATCGCGTCGTGAAGACCACCGCCGCCGAAGGATTCACCGACGACGAGGTGCTTCGCGTGGCCGCGTCGGTCCAGCGCGACGCTGAACATCCGATCGCGCAGGCGCTGATGACCAGCGCAAAGGAACATGGCATCGACGTTCCGATGTCGCAGGACTTCGAGTCCATGCCGGGACGCGGCGTGCGCGCAGTCGTCGAGGAGCGCTCGCTTCACGTTGGCGGGCCGGGTCTCTTGAGAATGCTCGCCGTCGAACCGCCGGAGACGCTTCGGCGGGCTGCCGAATCAGCGGCAGCCGATGGTCAGTCTGCAACCTACCTGGTGGAAGGCGACCGGGTGCTCGCCGTATTTGCGATCGCGGATGCCATCCGTCCCGAATCGTTCGACGCGGTCAAGCGTCTGCACAACGAAGGGCTGGAGGTTGTCCTGCTGACTGGTGATTCCACGGCGGTCGCAAACGCGGTCGCGAAGGAACTCAACATCGACACCGTCTTCGCCGAGGTATTGCCCGAGGACAAGGTGGCAAAGATCGAGGAGCTGCAGGCCCAGGGCAAGCGCGTCGCGATGGTGGGCGACGGTGTCAATGACGCTCCGGCGCTGCTCACGTCCGACGTCGGCATCGCCATCGGCACAGGGACGGACGTCGCGGTCGAGGCCGGCGACGTCGTACTCGTGCGCAGCGACCCGCGCGATGTGCCAGCGATCATCGAATTGAGCAAGGCCACCTATCGCAAGATGATCCAGAACCTGTGGTGGGCCGCCGGCTACAACATCGTCGCCATCCCTCTCGCCGCTGGCGTTCTCGCCGCATGGGGGATCCTGCTGCAACCTGCGCTTGGGGCAGTGCTCATGTCGCTGAGCACCGTCGTTGTAGCAATCAATGCGCAGTTGTTGCGCCGGGCGGTGCGGTCCCCATGA
- a CDS encoding mercuric transporter MerT family protein, which yields MQATRAKSSVPAIVGASIAAIGASVCCVVPLVLVFMGISGAWISTLTALDPLRPWFSAAAVVSLAVAFWMLYRPASHCGVDGSCVEPDTLRRRRRWLWLATVLIVLLLLFPYYIVWIL from the coding sequence ATGCAAGCAACTCGCGCTAAATCTTCTGTTCCGGCCATCGTTGGCGCGAGCATCGCCGCCATTGGCGCGTCCGTCTGTTGCGTCGTGCCACTGGTACTGGTGTTCATGGGGATCAGCGGCGCTTGGATCAGCACCCTTACGGCCCTGGATCCCTTGAGGCCTTGGTTCAGTGCCGCCGCCGTAGTGTCCTTGGCGGTGGCGTTCTGGATGCTGTATCGGCCGGCGTCACATTGCGGTGTGGATGGCAGTTGCGTCGAGCCGGACACCCTGCGAAGGAGGCGGCGTTGGCTCTGGTTGGCGACAGTCCTCATCGTCCTGTTGCTGCTGTTTCCCTATTACATCGTCTGGATTCTGTAG
- a CDS encoding GDCCVxC domain-containing (seleno)protein → MSDVELESILTCPECGHRATETMPVTACQFFYECTGCGVVLRPNQGDCCVFCSFGTVPCPPIQQHNSCCG, encoded by the coding sequence GTGAGTGACGTCGAGCTAGAAAGCATCTTGACCTGTCCGGAGTGCGGACATCGGGCGACCGAGACAATGCCAGTCACAGCGTGCCAATTTTTCTACGAGTGCACGGGCTGTGGAGTGGTCTTGCGGCCGAATCAAGGCGACTGCTGTGTGTTCTGCTCGTTCGGAACAGTGCCATGCCCGCCGATCCAACAGCACAATTCATGTTGTGGTTGA
- a CDS encoding TniB family NTP-binding protein: MTWEDELSEPARAVLRGSAADRSAFVSKQSFIPTHDCIAALQWLSYLRRQYYGVDRPKNVHIVALPGMGKSRVLKQYIEQFSPVRDENGLLRREVVLIEMPEDGELRHLQKAIVTACLPGLEPNDRYSSRDVLEVLKACCVRQLLFDEMGNILNGSRLSQQCALAFIKSITNQGITVGVATTPRLKLALHADEQLASRFHVVEVRVWRESDELRSFLDAVERQLPFSEPSFLASPGMVRTLLAREELTSSLILEVLRDACRAAFISGEPNITAQGLRSVMESPFPPDGGIG; encoded by the coding sequence ATGACTTGGGAAGATGAATTGAGCGAGCCCGCACGCGCAGTGCTGAGAGGCAGTGCAGCAGATCGCAGTGCTTTTGTGTCGAAGCAGTCTTTTATTCCGACGCATGACTGCATCGCGGCGTTGCAGTGGTTGAGCTACTTGCGACGCCAATACTACGGCGTCGATCGCCCAAAGAATGTTCATATCGTAGCGCTTCCCGGAATGGGGAAGAGTCGTGTCTTGAAACAGTACATTGAGCAGTTCTCGCCCGTGCGCGACGAGAATGGATTGCTTAGACGTGAGGTCGTCTTGATTGAGATGCCGGAGGATGGCGAGCTCCGGCATTTACAGAAGGCAATCGTGACCGCTTGCCTGCCGGGGCTTGAACCAAACGATCGGTACTCTTCTCGAGACGTGTTGGAGGTCTTGAAAGCCTGTTGCGTTCGTCAATTGCTGTTTGACGAGATGGGAAACATACTCAATGGGTCACGCCTTTCTCAGCAGTGCGCTCTCGCTTTCATAAAAAGTATAACTAACCAAGGTATAACGGTAGGGGTAGCAACCACGCCTCGTTTGAAATTGGCTCTGCACGCCGACGAACAACTCGCTTCTCGATTCCATGTTGTAGAGGTGCGTGTTTGGCGCGAATCCGATGAGCTTAGGAGTTTTCTTGATGCCGTCGAACGCCAGCTTCCCTTTAGTGAGCCCTCCTTTCTCGCGAGCCCAGGCATGGTTCGAACACTTCTGGCGCGAGAGGAACTGACGAGCTCGTTGATTCTTGAAGTTCTGCGTGACGCTTGCCGCGCCGCGTTTATTAGTGGCGAACCGAACATCACGGCGCAGGGCCTCAGGTCGGTAATGGAGTCCCCATTCCCCCCGGATGGTGGGATAGGGTAG
- a CDS encoding heavy-metal-associated domain-containing protein, whose translation MRKWILALVAALSVGAALAATPVTVVFDAENMTCPACGITIRKALEKVPGVTETKVDTRAETVTVTFDTSRTDTSRIARAVTEAGFPANARADGE comes from the coding sequence ATGCGCAAGTGGATACTGGCCCTCGTGGCTGCTCTCTCGGTCGGGGCCGCCCTGGCGGCGACGCCCGTGACCGTGGTGTTCGATGCCGAGAACATGACCTGTCCCGCCTGCGGCATCACCATCAGGAAGGCGCTGGAGAAGGTGCCTGGCGTCACCGAGACGAAGGTTGACACGCGGGCAGAAACAGTCACGGTGACGTTCGACACGAGCCGGACGGATACATCTAGAATCGCGCGCGCAGTCACAGAAGCAGGCTTCCCGGCCAATGCGCGGGCTGACGGTGAGTGA
- a CDS encoding MerR family transcriptional regulator, whose protein sequence is MRPNTFTISRLAAAADVHVETVRYYQRRKLLHQPARPSGGVRRYGESDVNRLRFIRHAQKMGFSLDEIAGLLQITGKHSCEQTRQLTERKLVDVRLRIRELRNLERDLEQKVARCARVPAGECCPTLDFLKRENCYTAGS, encoded by the coding sequence ATGCGTCCAAACACGTTCACGATCAGCCGCTTGGCAGCGGCTGCCGATGTGCACGTCGAAACCGTGCGCTACTACCAGCGCCGCAAGCTGCTGCATCAGCCCGCGCGACCGAGCGGAGGCGTGCGTCGCTACGGCGAAAGCGACGTGAATCGGCTTCGGTTCATACGGCACGCTCAGAAGATGGGATTCAGCCTCGACGAGATCGCTGGCTTACTACAGATTACAGGCAAGCATTCTTGCGAGCAGACCCGCCAGTTGACCGAGCGAAAGCTCGTCGATGTCCGCCTACGAATCCGCGAGTTGAGGAATCTGGAGAGGGACCTCGAACAGAAGGTAGCGCGGTGCGCCCGAGTTCCGGCGGGAGAGTGCTGCCCAACGCTTGATTTTCTGAAGAGGGAAAATTGTTACACGGCAGGGAGTTAG
- a CDS encoding heavy metal-responsive transcriptional regulator, producing MQIGQLSKRTGVPVDTIRYYERNGLLPPPVRRASGYRSYRDSDAQRLAFIRRGKDMGFTLQEIRELMALSGGTDIAAVRAAAQDKLADVDRRLSELQRIRAGLAVLVDTCPGRGQADQCPILGALHGDTP from the coding sequence ATGCAGATCGGCCAACTCAGCAAGCGCACGGGTGTGCCTGTCGACACGATCCGGTACTACGAACGCAATGGCCTGCTACCGCCACCGGTGCGGCGTGCGTCCGGCTATCGCAGCTACCGGGATTCCGATGCGCAGCGGCTCGCTTTTATCCGTCGTGGCAAGGACATGGGATTCACGCTTCAGGAAATACGTGAGCTGATGGCGCTGTCCGGTGGCACCGATATCGCCGCGGTACGTGCCGCGGCGCAGGACAAGCTCGCCGATGTCGACCGCCGGCTGTCCGAGCTGCAACGCATCCGTGCCGGTCTGGCCGTCCTCGTGGACACCTGCCCGGGCCGGGGCCAGGCCGACCAGTGCCCGATCCTCGGTGCCCTGCATGGAGACACGCCATGA
- a CDS encoding heavy metal translocating P-type ATPase, whose product MSCHHTPQAAPAADDGKVIDPVCGMRVDPASTPHHADHAGIRYHFCAARCRERFMADPERFLAPTSETMPEAPAPAGAVWICPMDPEIRQDHPGTCPICGMALEPEMPTLDDGPSPELADFRRRFWWTLPLSAAVMVLSMGGHYLDGLSAAARTWLELVLATPVVLWAGWPFLQRCVQSIRNRSPNMWTLIGIGVSAAFAYSVVATVAPGLFPDSFREHGRVGVYFEAAAVIVSLTLLGQLLELRARDRTSSAIRALLGLAPKTARRLRDDGSEEDIELTHVHVGDRLRVRPGEKVPVDGSVLEGGSHVDESMLSGEPVPVFKQAGDPVIGATMNTSGSLVIRAEKVGSATVLAQIVQLVAQAQRSRAPMQRMADTVARWFVLAVLAVAVVSFFVWGFTGPEPSWTYAILTSVSVLIIACPCALGLATPMSVMVATGRAAQAGVLFRDAEAIENFRRIDTLVVDKTGTLTEGRPVFRETVPVAGWTHDEVLRIAASIDQGSEHPLAEAIVAEARKRDLALETPQGFESSTGIGVRGHVAGRAIALGNTALMAEQGVDPAPLAAPAEALRAEGASVMFLAVDGALAGLVAVADPVKASTPEAIAALRGLGLRIVMATGDGGTTARAVARSLGIDEVHGEVRPQDKVALVERLKSEGRRVAMAGDGINDAPALAAADIGVAMGTGTDVAMSSAQVTLVKGDLRGIVRARALSEATVSNMKQNLGFAFVYNAVGVPIAAGVLYPVFGILLSPMLAALAMSLSSVSVIGNALRLRVRTPAAGDEADASAR is encoded by the coding sequence ATGAGTTGCCACCACACACCGCAGGCGGCGCCAGCCGCCGACGACGGCAAGGTCATCGATCCGGTCTGCGGGATGCGCGTCGATCCGGCATCCACGCCGCACCACGCCGACCACGCCGGCATCCGCTATCACTTCTGCGCGGCACGCTGCCGCGAGCGCTTCATGGCGGACCCCGAACGCTTCCTGGCGCCGACGTCAGAAACCATGCCGGAGGCGCCGGCGCCTGCCGGAGCGGTCTGGATCTGCCCGATGGACCCCGAGATCCGCCAGGACCATCCCGGCACCTGCCCGATCTGCGGGATGGCGCTGGAACCCGAGATGCCGACGCTCGACGACGGCCCCAGCCCCGAACTTGCGGATTTCCGCCGGCGCTTCTGGTGGACCCTGCCGCTGAGCGCCGCGGTCATGGTGCTCTCCATGGGCGGCCACTATCTCGATGGGCTTTCCGCCGCCGCGCGCACCTGGCTGGAACTGGTGCTGGCCACGCCGGTGGTGCTGTGGGCCGGGTGGCCGTTCCTGCAGCGCTGCGTGCAGTCGATCCGCAACCGCAGCCCCAACATGTGGACGCTGATCGGTATCGGCGTCAGCGCGGCGTTCGCCTACAGCGTGGTCGCCACGGTCGCGCCGGGGCTGTTTCCCGATTCGTTCCGCGAGCACGGCCGGGTCGGTGTCTACTTCGAGGCGGCGGCGGTGATCGTGTCACTCACCCTGCTCGGCCAGCTGCTGGAACTGCGCGCGCGCGACCGGACGTCTTCCGCCATCCGCGCCCTGCTCGGCCTTGCGCCGAAGACGGCACGGCGCCTGCGCGACGATGGCAGCGAGGAGGACATCGAACTCACACATGTGCATGTCGGTGACCGCCTCCGCGTGCGCCCCGGCGAAAAAGTGCCGGTCGACGGCAGCGTGCTCGAGGGCGGTTCCCACGTCGACGAATCGATGCTGAGCGGCGAACCGGTGCCGGTGTTCAAGCAGGCGGGCGACCCGGTGATCGGGGCGACGATGAACACCTCGGGCAGCCTGGTGATCCGCGCCGAGAAGGTCGGGTCTGCCACCGTGCTGGCGCAGATCGTGCAGCTGGTGGCCCAGGCGCAACGCTCGCGGGCACCGATGCAGCGCATGGCCGACACCGTCGCACGCTGGTTCGTGCTGGCGGTACTGGCCGTGGCCGTCGTGAGCTTCTTCGTCTGGGGGTTCACCGGGCCGGAGCCGTCGTGGACCTACGCCATCCTCACGTCGGTGTCGGTGCTGATCATCGCCTGCCCCTGTGCGCTCGGCCTGGCAACGCCGATGTCGGTGATGGTGGCCACCGGACGCGCCGCGCAGGCCGGTGTGCTGTTCCGCGACGCCGAGGCGATCGAGAACTTCCGCCGCATCGATACGCTCGTCGTCGACAAGACCGGCACGCTCACCGAAGGCCGGCCGGTGTTCCGGGAAACGGTGCCGGTCGCGGGCTGGACGCACGACGAGGTGCTGCGCATTGCCGCGAGCATCGACCAGGGCAGCGAGCATCCGCTGGCCGAGGCGATCGTCGCGGAAGCCCGCAAGCGCGATCTGGCATTGGAAACGCCGCAGGGCTTCGAGTCATCGACCGGCATCGGCGTGCGCGGCCACGTGGCCGGACGCGCGATCGCACTCGGCAACACCGCGCTGATGGCCGAGCAGGGTGTCGACCCTGCCCCGCTGGCCGCACCCGCCGAAGCCTTGCGGGCCGAGGGCGCCAGCGTGATGTTCCTGGCCGTCGATGGCGCACTTGCCGGGCTCGTCGCCGTGGCCGATCCGGTCAAGGCCTCGACGCCGGAAGCGATCGCGGCACTGCGTGGCCTCGGGCTGCGCATCGTCATGGCCACCGGCGACGGCGGGACCACCGCGCGTGCGGTCGCGCGCAGCCTCGGCATCGACGAGGTGCATGGCGAGGTGCGGCCGCAGGACAAGGTCGCACTGGTCGAGCGCCTGAAGTCAGAGGGCCGGCGCGTGGCGATGGCCGGTGATGGCATCAACGACGCGCCTGCGCTGGCGGCGGCGGATATCGGCGTGGCGATGGGTACCGGCACCGACGTGGCGATGTCGAGCGCCCAGGTCACCCTGGTCAAGGGCGACCTGCGTGGCATCGTCCGCGCGCGTGCGCTGTCGGAAGCCACGGTGTCGAACATGAAGCAGAACCTCGGCTTCGCCTTCGTCTACAACGCGGTCGGCGTGCCGATTGCTGCAGGCGTGCTCTACCCCGTCTTCGGCATCCTGCTCAGTCCGATGCTGGCCGCGCTGGCGATGAGCCTGAGTTCGGTCTCGGTGATCGGCAACGCATTGCGTCTGCGGGTGCGAACGCCTGCTGCAGGCGACGAGGCCGACGCATCCGCACGCTGA